The genomic interval TATGATGATGAAGTCGTACAAatgcgtgtctctgtgtgtgtttatgtttcagtAACCGCCTGGCGAGGGAGAGTGAGATCTTAGAGGAGCGAGCAGAAAGGAGGTTGGAGATCTTCAAGAACCTCATGAACAAAATGGCCACCCCTGAATCCAGTCAAGACGCACAATCCATGGTAACACAATCTCCTCTTCTTGGAGCCCACTTCATGTATCGTGTGGTTTGTTTACTTATTGTTTGGGTAAACGTCACGAATGCTAAAATAAGATTTTAATGATTAAAACATTAATGAAAAGGTAATTATGTGGATGCTGTATTGGATGCATAgcttatatattttgttatctTGGTGACAAGATTCTCATGCAGCACTCTCACTTAAGATATTCATGATTTCAAAGTTTCTGACAACTTTGAAATTAACTTTGCTCGTTCCAACCAAAATCATGAATATCTTAGGCAAGTTATTTGGTCTCTTTTTGACAGCGGCAATTTGTAAAGTATTTACTTACTCCTagcaattattattttaagtacCCGGCTCCAGGATAGCCGTGACAGGTGTGTGATGGACTGGCACCATACCTGCATGTTATAATTGTGGGGATTTGCTCACTAATCTCCCGGACTGATTCGTGTGATGTTTCCTACCTCCCTCAGGACACGTCTCTGGACTCCCACTCCGCTGAGGCTGCCCATGCATGTCTGGGCTCAGTCCAATCAGGGGCTCAGGAAGACGAGGGGGAAGCTGGAGAGGAGCCGGAGAGGAAGACGTTGGAACTGAGTGAGCACCAGCTGAAAGGGCAGATGCCTCGCAAACGCAATGGTGAAAATGAATGCATCAGTGTCTTAATCTGTCTGAATGGCAAGTAGAGGAGGAAGCTTTGTAGCTTTGCTGCGTTCACTCATagtttgggggtgggggtgggggggtctagAGGACTGATGCTCAgatcattttacattatttaaaaaaaaaagttatttttaaaagtacaaGAGATGCTTTTCAGTTTAATAGCCTATTTAGACTTGGTGCCTTTTGGTGTTTGGAtagtctttctttttgttcagtAAGGAGAAAAATATGACTCCATCACTAGGATCATAATTCTTTggtaatgttttatttgatacttttttaaatgcattaattGGTGAGTTTGCCAGAGACATTTGTTAGATATTTTGTGGGTCTTTGTCACCCTTTTTTTCACCCCTGAAAAGCTGATGAGCCCGATGAGTATTAGTAGCCATCCATTTAACAGTGCATCTCAAgtgataaatgtatttttccttAAATTGTTGGATATCAGAGTGTCACTTCTGGCCTACATTTCACATTCTGTTTTTCTAtcttgatttttgttgttatttcctAGGTGAAGCCAGTGGATTGGAGGATACAGCGAAAAGGAGGCTTCTCTCTCATCCCCAGGAGAAGTTATCAGGGATTGCCCGACTGGAGAAACAAGTGAAAGACCTGCAGAAGACGAGAGGGCTTCTCAATGAGGGGAGTTCTCGTGAGAGAAAGCAGCTGCAGGTAAGACCCATGGGGAAAGGAGCACACACGGAAAGAACCAGGAGGGTGAAAGCCTTTTTTCAGTGGTACCTTGACAGCAGGAGAGAACAATGTTTGTTTCACTTTGTGCACTCACATATTCATAGATTCATGGAGTCAGTGACCTGTTTTCAAGCTAGTTTTTCTAACCCCCAGGCTGTTACTGGCCTACATGGTATTAATCTGATTATGGTATGCCGTGCATGTACCGTATGTCAAGGGCGTACTCGTAGAGCTCACAAATAGGTTGGATTGTAAAATGTTGCTCATTCATGAGGAATAAATCAACTGATCTCATATTGTGAATTTTGGcacatttatatacatgtgccttcaccacctcacacacacacacacacacacacacacacacacacacacgcatatacacacacacacactcacacacataaagaaGTCTTTGACAAAGACAAAACGCTCGGAGGAGTCGTGgaacaacataaaaaacatttggaacaaTTAACTTAATCAGACacttattatattgtaatttattCTTATGCATGCTGCTCCGAGTAGTCGCAGTGACCGGCTCGTCTGCTGACAGCATGGGGTCCCTCCATAGCGAAGCCCTGCTTATAGGGTTACATTAACGGAGGTTGCATTAACTTTTATCGAGATGCGTTCAAGAAATGTGGAATCTGCAAAAACAGGAATTAGCAGGTCAGACTTTTGAGAAATCCAAATTGTCTAAGAACATTACAATCGGTGCGTCTCTGTTTCaccaggaaaacaaaaaaaacaagaaatggaACTTGAATATATGAAATCCTAGCACTGATATACTAAAGGAAATGGTTGAGTAATATAGGGTTTATAATTTCTaatgtaatttacatttaatgatTTAAACCATGTCAATCATAACAACACATGCATTAATCCATCCAATCTCTATTTCTGTGACACTCTACCCTCCCTTAAGTTTATTCAATAgagtttaaacattaaaaaaggaaataatcaTTACTCCTTTCACTCAGGAGGCATTTACTGCCCTcgagaaggaaaagagaggcagagaagacACCCTGGCTGCTTTGGAGTACCAGACTATGGAACGAGAGAAGGCCCTGGCATCCTTAGAGGAAGAAAGCAAAGCAAAGGAGGAGGCCCTCGCCACACTCGCTGAGCTGAAGCAGAGCAAAGAGGAGGCACTGGCATCCCTTAAAGAAGAGCGAGACGGCTACAAGAAAGCCAGGGCAGCCCTTGAAGTTGAAAGGAGAGCCAAGGAGGACGCCATGGCAGCCCACTCTGAAGAGAAGCGAGGCAGATTGGACATCGTTGCTGCTCTCGGCCAAGAGAGGAGTTGCAAAGAGGAGGCTCGGTCTGCtctggagggggagaggaacgAAATCAGCAGGCTGGTCGAGGAGAGAGAAACGAGGCAACAGGAGAGCGATGCACTCCGACAAGAAGTCAGAGAGCTCGCTGCCAGGCTGCAAGACTCGGAGCACCAGGTGGGCAACGCAATGATTTTGGTAGCATTGTTTCATAATTGAATTATTAAACAATATCTCAAGATATTCTATTCATGTTAAATTGTTATGTCTGTATGAGATCTGATATTTGAGTCCTGACCTGACACTGGCTTTATGAGTGTTGCCTGCCATAAGGTTGTTGAGCACTTGGTATAatggttatttttgttttaattaaaaggtCTTAGTGCTAGATGACTTATATGAAGTGCTATTTTTGGAAATGACCACAGATGAACAGCAAGACAAAGGGAGCCGATCGAGTGTTGGTCCAACTACAAACTGCTCAGGCACAGCTGGACCAACACGCCGAGGAGATCCCGGAGAAAACGTCCCTGATCCACACCCTGACGCAAGAAGTTCAAAGCCTGAAACGGGAATTGCAGACTGCAGCAACGTCATCTGATGCTGTGGATCATCAGCTGAGAGAGGAAGTGTCGGAGCTGAGGGAGAGTCTGGctgaggaaaaggagaaaaatgaGAGCAAGGACACGCAAATGCTGGAACTGGAGCACCAGCTCGGACAGACGAAAGAACAGTTGGCGCACAAATGGCAGATCTCcaaccagcagctgcagcagttcACGGAGGAGAGGAATCAACTGGAAGCGGCTTCGACACGGCAAGTTGAAGAACTAAGAAAGAAGCTGCGGGAGCGAGAGGAGACGTCGCAGCAAACACTGGATGAACTCGGCTTCAAGCTCAAATGCCAAGAACATGCTAACGAAGAAGAAGTAAAGCAGCTGAGAGCAAAGCTTGAGGAACCAGCTCGGGCCTCAGAGAAGCTGGCAGAGGAGCTCAATGAGAAGCTCCGGGAACGAGAAGTGATGTCGCAACAGCAGTTGGAGGAGTTAAAATGCAAACTTGGTGAACAAAAAGCAACTTTCGGCAAACTTTTAGATGATCTCGGGCTAAAGCTCAGCGAGCAGGAGCAAAGTGCAGCGCAGCTCAAGGTCGAATTAGAAGAATCGAAGTTGAAAGGTTCAAACAATTCTTCGAGctctgctgctgaagaggagCTCAAGAAGTTGAACTCTGATCTCCAGACGGAGATTGCATCCCTCAGGTCAAAGGTTTTCAACATGGAGGAAAGCACAACCGGAGCTCAGCTAGCCTCTTCAGAATTTGAGCGAATGCGAAAAGAAAACGTCAACCGGATGGAGGAGCTAGCGGAGGCGGCGAAAGCGTCCACGGAGCTGCAGAAAGAGCTGCTGGCAAAAGAGGCACAGGTGACGTCCCTGCAGAAGAGCCTGCAGGAGGCACAGGAGCAgcgggaggagcaggagagccATGCGGTCCAGGAGGCCCGGCGCAGGGAGGTGGAAAGGCGCAGGGAGCTGCTGGCTGTGGCGCACGAGGCCATCGCTCAGAAGGACGCAGCGCTAGAGAAGAGAGCCGAGGAGATCAAAAGGTAACCCATCAGTCTCGGACACAGTGGAGCCTCTCGCGCAACACTTAGCTTATAGTTATAGCTCGCTCAGCGCTGGCCCAACGGCTGACCTACACAAGCATCAATGAATCTGGGATCTCTTTGATCCTAGCCCGTCTTTTTTTAAGCCCAACATTTAACTCCCAATTTCTGTAGGAATTCTGCCCCACACCCGACTTTACAAATAGTTCAGATTTTGGGTTATGCTTCTctcaaatctgtttttttttcagggttAACAAATACAATCTTTGTATAAAGTTTAGTATTTGAGGCCAACACAGAGATGAGAATATTACTGTAATGAATGATGGTAAAGTAGGATACAAGTAGTATCCGCAGAACACCTTTGAGACAATAATACTTTGAAACGGAGTAGGtaatttttttttctagttGGCGACTCAtcagtcagtacagcagtaacaggtaaaaacatgaagacaggacattctaatttaaaacaagacatttaaaaataaataaaacataaaacacaggcaGCAATGGCAGAAAGCCGTCTCtctaaatgataaataaatagagtATTTGTTTCTCCCCTGTCAAAGAAtatcacccctccctcccctgaGTGGCAGAGACAACTAATATCCCGTGAGAAGTGGTCTCCGTATTACTTTTTGTGGTTTTGTACTTAATTATAATATTCTGTTGTAGATACCTTTTCTCTTTATTACCCTGCCCGTCATCTCTCTATTACATTGTGTCCGGGGAGAACTGCattattccatccatccacaaaCTGTATTAAAGAGCAATGAAGTTGGTCTCGACCCcagtgtcctgtcctgtcttgtTTAAAGAATAGGTTGCAGTTCATTGTTGTCTTGTCTCGCTCTCCCAGACTAAAAGAAAACGCCAAGCAGGACTCGGACAAAGTAAAGAGCCTCAGCCTCGACCttcagaggaaggaggacgaCACTTCAGACCACCGAGAGAAACTAGCCGACTACAAGAAGCAGATCCAGCAGGTCCAGAAGGAGGTACACATAATTTTATTATGTTTCTTAAAACCCCCAAATAATGTCTTTCAGGCAAAGCCAGTGAGTCATTTGCCAATAGTGggcattttaatacatttacaaatacatgtaATTAATGCTTCAGATGCACCAGCTTTTGTGACTCAAATAGATCCAGTGTGTAATGTTGTAAATACATGTCACCCATGCTGGAAAAGATGAAAAGACAAATTAAGGGAAAGTTGAACACAAACATTGGATCACTGGATACTAATTGGATGGTGATATAAACAGCAGATAGCTTAtgtaacttatttatttatttattttttctataactgttttgtttttttcccctgaagATCTCTGGcatgagagaagaggaaaagctTCTGAGGCAAAAGCTGGCTGACATGGAGAAAGCCAAGAAGCAGCTTCAGTCCGACGTTGCCAACAGAGACCGAACCATTCAGCAACTCAAAGtggtaaaataataatctgCCACTTTTCCATTTAACTGGACCAAATGTCTGAAGGTTACGACTCTATATCCTCCAGACGGGTTTATTGGTGGTCCATCTTCACCTTCGCCTcatttctccatctccttccctcctctagGAACAATCGTCTGACACCAAGTCCGACCAGAAGGCCTGTAAAGGTAAaccatgtgtgtctttgtattttCGTCACAAGAGGAAAAACACGTCATGTTTGTGGAACGTgatctgcctttttaaaaaaatgtatttggtcTTAAAAACAATTTAAGAAATGGAACAACAAAAATCCCCAAAATTGACCAGAGCTGAAGGTAGTAACCTCTTcagattgcttgttttgtctgactaaCGGATCAAAAGGATACACACTTAAGGATACACACTTGTGAACTTGGCACAGCCTTCATAGTCACAAATCCTCAAGTATGGCTCTCCGGTGCCCAAAGTGAATCTCGCTGTTAAACGGTCCTAATACTCtggctgaactttgacctgTTTATGGAAGGTCAATAAATAGAAGAGGATCAACATGTTTTAGTGTGTTGATCCTCCTTTGGTTGATTATGGCATTCTGCGTGTAAACCTGTacctttgttttgttgttgtttctttgtagaCCTTGAAGCCAAGGAGCGCGTGTTGGACGACATGCGTTTAGCTCTGACGGAGCAGGAGGAGACGCAGGACCAGATGGAGCAGGTCTTGGAGGAGAAACTTAACCTCATCCAGGAACTCTCGAGCGGTGAGGATTTGAAAAATCAAAGGGAgaacatgaaaagaaatcagACTTAGTGAAAAGAATTtggattttattgtttttgaaaggGGTTTGGCCCGCGGGAGGCTTAAGTCTAATCCTCTTATGCTTGAAAGCAGCAGAGAAACCAGAATGTCTTTTATGGACATTCAATGAAACTGACTGCACACGGAGACGGTAGTAAACGTGcagtaataacacatttaaattggATACCAAAGTCTGTTTAGTAAGTCGATTCTTGTTAAGTCACTGAGGTCAACAACAGGATGCAGAGTGTGAAGTAGAGCACACAAGAAGATGCATACATGAGAGCAGAAGCAATACAATAACTTTATGTGGGCTCATAAAACCAGATGCCACAGGTATTATTGGTGGACTCTCTCCTCCACCACGCaggtttattatttataatttggaTGATGGACTACTCGGAGGATATCTTCCCAAGGCACAGCTTGTAGTTGAATCTTTCCATATATAGAAACTATAAATGGCAAGATTTAGAAGTGTCACTACTTATTACACTCATTTATTCCAAcggttgtaaaaataaaaatacttgaGTGTAGACGACTTGCTTAAAAGttatataaatgaaaaataaaagtactttGTTTCTTTGAATGCAATTATTAATGTAGTGTTCTGTCTCTCTGGTTTTCACCATTACAGAGGTGGAGAAATTGAAAGGGGTGTTGTTGCACCAGGACCGTCGTGGCAACGGCTCACAGCTTGGTGTCGACGGCCCATCAGATGACCTCAAACTGGCCAAACAAGAAACTATCCGGGCTCAGGAAAGCTTGAAGGTAATAACGGGAAGTTAggcatatttattattataggtCATTAGTTTAATCCTCGTTAAAAATATGATGGATGAAGAATGTTTTATGTGTCTGTGGCGATTCTCCAAAAAGTTGGCAAAACTAGTTTTATACATCCCTCTATTGCGTTTATATGTCCAAGAACTTAAATCAGACCAGATCttccaacaataaaaaacactttgaacacAGACTCGCCCTGATCACATCTCTGTGCACCTAAATGTGTTCCCGATACTTAAACCGACATGCTCttaatacataaaaacaataaccattgtgtgtgtgtgcagctgtgtgcaGAGAAACACCAGACGGAACGCAAAAAGTGGCTGGAGGAGAAGCTGTCCCTGATTGGCCAGGCCAAAGAGGCGGAGGGCAAGCGGAACCAGGAAATGAGGAAGTTCGCCGAAGACAGAGAACGCTACACTCGGCAGCAGAGCCAGCTGGTAGGAAAAAGGACGATATGAAAACACGTGAAAACTCTAGCTGCAAATGTAAACGTGTTAGAATTAATCTCAAAGCCGAGTTGAAGTCCACCTGCAGCTACTAAGACGGCTCTCGCTGAGACTGATGACAGTTGAACCAAGTCTGACAATGTAAAGCTAATCATGGGAACGACATGTCCATACAAAGCCACTAGAGGATAAACCATTCTGATTTGGgtggtattgtttttttttgtttgtgttctaaGAAAAGCAAATCcctcatttctttatttatccaACAGTTAAAACTGTTTTAATGACCATAACAACCTTGGCGGTGTTCTTTTCATTACTCACATATTGTGCATGTACATTTCCCTCTTTGTCAGGAGTCCTTATCCTCCCAGTTGGCGGAGAAGGAGCAGATcatggagaggtggaggaaggagagagacactcTGGTAGCAGCTTTGGAGGTCCAGCTCCAGAAGCTTCTCTCCAGCCAAGCAGACAAAGACAAACTCATCCAACAGCTACACCAGAATGCCACACAGCCCCCACAAGAGGTCAGTataacataaagataatgatgCATACTGAAGACTGGCAGAACTAAAGGGaaacataaaagaaaagcaagatcTGCTTCTGTTGAAGAGAGGAAGGATATTAGTGTCTCACATCTTAGTCAAATAGCATCCCACTGTCCTGAAGTTTTCAATGGATTAGTAACGACAACTAAAGACAGTAGCCGCTCTCCTTTACTTGATTCCTCC from Cyclopterus lumpus isolate fCycLum1 chromosome 15, fCycLum1.pri, whole genome shotgun sequence carries:
- the LOC117743812 gene encoding kinesin-like protein KIF20B isoform X5, yielding MMESCLNNDVDRRVQIEVDDLKRDLSSEFSTLPDPQHSSIEEKEHLQVYLRIRPFSAAETNNGESQGCVTIEHPDTILLKPPSLSLSARLSADKSLPQTGQRFQFSQVYGPETMQRELFQGTVKDLVKDVLEGGNSLVFTYGVTNAGKTFTFLGPDADAGILPRSLNVIFSSIEEQVFTGMSIKPQRCREFTKLTREQQAEEVTFKRNFLSQFKQSEKSSLLNLTNKTLFEGSSMLDTTVAAEDKISLAVEAHTKFSVWVSFCEIYNENIHDLLEVIPSGAPRRTALRLSQDVKGNSFVRDLRWIQVNGAEEAYKVMKLGKKNQSFSSTRLNQLSSRSHSIFSIRILRIEDIGTPKVHAVSELCLCDLAGSERCAKTQNKGERLKEAGNINTSLLILGKCINGLRHNQQAKLLQHVPFRESKLTHYLQGFFRGRGKACMIVNINQCASMYDETLNVLKFSAVAQKVVVLSTRPPPIIIIPKRSAGDISFIINNAERKSLQSSRRTSLIGWDTSLEDVQEDEDDEYEEEMSQMEGTMDQTGNDEDTNTSDDSLLIGEQTHQRQLKQLQLQLKKERAESLLMEARLREEISREFSEIFSEMQIDYNNRLARESEILEERAERRLEIFKNLMNKMATPESSQDAQSMDTSLDSHSAEAAHACLGSVQSGAQEDEGEAGEEPERKTLELSEHQLKGQMPRKRNGENECISVLICLNGEASGLEDTAKRRLLSHPQEKLSGIARLEKQVKDLQKTRGLLNEGSSRERKQLQEAFTALEKEKRGREDTLAALEYQTMEREKALASLEEESKAKEEALATLAELKQSKEEALASLKEERDGYKKARAALEVERRAKEDAMAAHSEEKRGRLDIVAALGQERSCKEEARSALEGERNEISRLVEERETRQQESDALRQEVRELAARLQDSEHQMNSKTKGADRVLVQLQTAQAQLDQHAEEIPEKTSLIHTLTQEVQSLKRELQTAATSSDAVDHQLREEVSELRESLAEEKEKNESKDTQMLELEHQLGQTKEQLAHKWQISNQQLQQFTEERNQLEAASTRQVEELRKKLREREETSQQTLDELGFKLKCQEHANEEEVKQLRAKLEEPARASEKLAEELNEKLREREVMSQQQLEELKCKLGEQKATFGKLLDDLGLKLSEQEQSAAQLKVELEESKLKGSNNSSSSAAEEELKKLNSDLQTEIASLRSKVFNMEESTTGAQLASSEFERMRKENVNRMEELAEAAKASTELQKELLAKEAQVTSLQKSLQEAQEQREEQESHAVQEARRREVERRRELLAVAHEAIAQKDAALEKRAEEIKRLKENAKQDSDKVKSLSLDLQRKEDDTSDHREKLADYKKQIQQVQKEISGMREEEKLLRQKLADMEKAKKQLQSDVANRDRTIQQLKVEQSSDTKSDQKACKDLEAKERVLDDMRLALTEQEETQDQMEQVLEEKLNLIQELSSEVEKLKGVLLHQDRRGNGSQLGVDGPSDDLKLAKQETIRAQESLKLCAEKHQTERKKWLEEKLSLIGQAKEAEGKRNQEMRKFAEDRERYTRQQSQLESLSSQLAEKEQIMERWRKERDTLVAALEVQLQKLLSSQADKDKLIQQLHQNATQPPQETGDGEAELQAALSDREAEILRLKEELKALNAKHEETVTQIKSDVNLDTVDGKPQCETINRKSGGRKDTRASVSSQGSAGCQSVLDSSEISTENGRTRRFPRPELEIAFSSLQPNRMALRRQGEENAVTVKITRSARKRKSGEMEKSYIFRRSKRRTKPEEEVVAENRRNTRTKLTPHKEEISSPGCHDSQSSRSRKEGTLQKIGDFLQSSPTLLGTKAKKMMSLVSRRGDDSSASSSSLSLRATKNKKKLFRPEISSPMDMPSHPIISREPEEKEGDHQIIKRRLRSRMVK
- the LOC117743812 gene encoding kinesin-like protein KIF20B isoform X4, with translation MMESCLNNDVDRRVQIEVDDLKRDLSSEFSTLPDPQHSSIEEKEHLQVYLRIRPFSAAETNNGESQGCVTIEHPDTILLKPPSLSLSARLSADKSLPQTGQRFQFSQVYGPETMQRELFQGTVKDLVKDVLEGGNSLVFTYGVTNAGKTFTFLGPDADAGILPRSLNVIFSSIEEQVFTGMSIKPQRCREFTKLTREQQAEEVTFKRNFLSQFKQSEKSSLLNLTNKTLFEGSSMLDTTVAAEDKISLAVEAHTKFSVWVSFCEIYNENIHDLLEVIPSGAPRRTALRLSQDVKGNSFVRDLRWIQVNGAEEAYKVMKLGKKNQSFSSTRLNQLSSRSHSIFSIRILRIEDIGTPKVHAVSELCLCDLAGSERCAKTQNKGERLKEAGNINTSLLILGKCINGLRHNQQAKLLQHVPFRESKLTHYLQGFFRGRGKACMIVNINQCASMYDETLNVLKFSAVAQKVVVLSTRPPPIIIIPKRSAGDISFIINNAERKSLQSSRRTSLIGWDTSLEDVQEDEDDEYEEEMSQMEGTMDQTGNDEDTNTSDDSLLIGEQTHQRQLKQLQLQLKKERAESLLMEARLREEISREFSEIFSEMQIDYNNRLARESEILEERAERRLEIFKNLMNKMATPESSQDAQSMDTSLDSHSAEAAHACLGSVQSGAQEDEGEAGEEPERKTLELSEASGLEDTAKRRLLSHPQEKLSGIARLEKQVKDLQKTRGLLNEGSSRERKQLQEAFTALEKEKRGREDTLAALEYQTMEREKALASLEEESKAKEEALATLAELKQSKEEALASLKEERDGYKKARAALEVERRAKEDAMAAHSEEKRGRLDIVAALGQERSCKEEARSALEGERNEISRLVEERETRQQESDALRQEVRELAARLQDSEHQMNSKTKGADRVLVQLQTAQAQLDQHAEEIPEKTSLIHTLTQEVQSLKRELQTAATSSDAVDHQLREEVSELRESLAEEKEKNESKDTQMLELEHQLGQTKEQLAHKWQISNQQLQQFTEERNQLEAASTRQVEELRKKLREREETSQQTLDELGFKLKCQEHANEEEVKQLRAKLEEPARASEKLAEELNEKLREREVMSQQQLEELKCKLGEQKATFGKLLDDLGLKLSEQEQSAAQLKVELEESKLKGSNNSSSSAAEEELKKLNSDLQTEIASLRSKVFNMEESTTGAQLASSEFERMRKENVNRMEELAEAAKASTELQKELLAKEAQVTSLQKSLQEAQEQREEQESHAVQEARRREVERRRELLAVAHEAIAQKDAALEKRAEEIKRLKENAKQDSDKVKSLSLDLQRKEDDTSDHREKLADYKKQIQQVQKEISGMREEEKLLRQKLADMEKAKKQLQSDVANRDRTIQQLKVEQSSDTKSDQKACKDLEAKERVLDDMRLALTEQEETQDQMEQVLEEKLNLIQELSSEVEKLKGVLLHQDRRGNGSQLGVDGPSDDLKLAKQETIRAQESLKLCAEKHQTERKKWLEEKLSLIGQAKEAEGKRNQEMRKFAEDRERYTRQQSQLESLSSQLAEKEQIMERWRKERDTLVAALEVQLQKLLSSQADKDKLIQQLHQNATQPPQETGDGEAELQAALSDREAEILRLKEELKALNAKHEETVTQIKSDVNLDTVDGKPQCETINRKSGGRKDTRASVSSQGSAGCQSVLDSSEISTENGRTRRFPRPELEIAFSSLQPNRMALRRQGEENAVTVKITRSARKRKSGEMEKATRDSFKVNEPSLLVPFGNAVTSREPVDACGRPVKPISYIFRRSKRRTKPEEEVVAENRRNTRTKLTPHKEEISSPGCHDSQSSRSRKEGTLQKIGDFLQSSPTLLGTKAKKMMSLVSRRGDDSSASSSSLSLRATKNKKKLFRPEISSPMDMPSHPIISREPEEKEGDHQIIKRRLRSRMVK
- the LOC117743812 gene encoding kinesin-like protein KIF20B isoform X2 — its product is MMESCLNNDVDRRVQIEVDDLKRDLSSEFSTLPDPQHSSIEEKEHLQVYLRIRPFSAAETNNGESQGCVTIEHPDTILLKPPSLSLSARLSADKSLPQTGQRFQFSQVYGPETMQRELFQGTVKDLVKDVLEGGNSLVFTYGVTNAGKTFTFLGPDADAGILPRSLNVIFSSIEEQVFTGMSIKPQRCREFTKLTREQQAEEVTFKRNFLSQFKQSEKSSLLNLTNKTLFEGSSMLDTTVAAEDKISLAVEAHTKFSVWVSFCEIYNENIHDLLEVIPSGAPRRTALRLSQDVKGNSFVRDLRWIQVNGAEEAYKVMKLGKKNQSFSSTRLNQLSSRSHSIFSIRILRIEDIGTPKVHAVSELCLCDLAGSERCAKTQNKGERLKEAGNINTSLLILGKCINGLRHNQQAKLLQHVPFRESKLTHYLQGFFRGRGKACMIVNINQCASMYDETLNVLKFSAVAQKVVVLSTRPPPIIIIPKRSAGDISFIINNAERKSLQSSRRTSLIGWDTSLEDVQEDEDDEYEEEMSQMEGTMDQTGNDEDTNTSDDSLLIGEQTHQRQLKQLQLQLKKERAESLLMEARLREEISREFSEIFSEMQIDYNNRLARESEILEERAERRLEIFKNLMNKMATPESSQDAQSMDTSLDSHSAEAAHACLGSVQSGAQEDEGEAGEEPERKTLELSEHQLKGQMPRKRNGEASGLEDTAKRRLLSHPQEKLSGIARLEKQVKDLQKTRGLLNEGSSRERKQLQEAFTALEKEKRGREDTLAALEYQTMEREKALASLEEESKAKEEALATLAELKQSKEEALASLKEERDGYKKARAALEVERRAKEDAMAAHSEEKRGRLDIVAALGQERSCKEEARSALEGERNEISRLVEERETRQQESDALRQEVRELAARLQDSEHQMNSKTKGADRVLVQLQTAQAQLDQHAEEIPEKTSLIHTLTQEVQSLKRELQTAATSSDAVDHQLREEVSELRESLAEEKEKNESKDTQMLELEHQLGQTKEQLAHKWQISNQQLQQFTEERNQLEAASTRQVEELRKKLREREETSQQTLDELGFKLKCQEHANEEEVKQLRAKLEEPARASEKLAEELNEKLREREVMSQQQLEELKCKLGEQKATFGKLLDDLGLKLSEQEQSAAQLKVELEESKLKGSNNSSSSAAEEELKKLNSDLQTEIASLRSKVFNMEESTTGAQLASSEFERMRKENVNRMEELAEAAKASTELQKELLAKEAQVTSLQKSLQEAQEQREEQESHAVQEARRREVERRRELLAVAHEAIAQKDAALEKRAEEIKRLKENAKQDSDKVKSLSLDLQRKEDDTSDHREKLADYKKQIQQVQKEISGMREEEKLLRQKLADMEKAKKQLQSDVANRDRTIQQLKVEQSSDTKSDQKACKDLEAKERVLDDMRLALTEQEETQDQMEQVLEEKLNLIQELSSEVEKLKGVLLHQDRRGNGSQLGVDGPSDDLKLAKQETIRAQESLKLCAEKHQTERKKWLEEKLSLIGQAKEAEGKRNQEMRKFAEDRERYTRQQSQLESLSSQLAEKEQIMERWRKERDTLVAALEVQLQKLLSSQADKDKLIQQLHQNATQPPQETGDGEAELQAALSDREAEILRLKEELKALNAKHEETVTQIKSDVNLDTVDGKPQCETINRKSGGRKDTRASVSSQGSAGCQSVLDSSEISTENGRTRRFPRPELEIAFSSLQPNRMALRRQGEENAVTVKITRSARKRKSGEMEKATRDSFKVNEPSLLVPFGNAVTSREPVDACGRPVKPISYIFRRSKRRTKPEEEVVAENRRNTRTKLTPHKEEISSPGCHDSQSSRSRKEGTLQKIGDFLQSSPTLLGTKAKKMMSLVSRRGDDSSASSSSLSLRATKNKKKLFRPEISSPMDMPSHPIISREPEEKEGDHQIIKRRLRSRMVK